A single region of the Photobacterium sanguinicancri genome encodes:
- a CDS encoding response regulator transcription factor → MIVLMIEDDKVLASALSDYFELDFAYNGESGLDLATENTYDLILLRLGGNQVLLYQKFQGSAV, encoded by the coding sequence ATGATTGTTCTGATGATTGAAGATGACAAGGTGCTCGCCTCTGCATTGAGTGATTATTTTGAGCTCGATTTTGCTTATAACGGAGAATCTGGTTTAGATCTGGCGACAGAAAACACTTACGATCTGATTTTGCTGAGGCTAGGTGGTAATCAGGTACTTTTATACCAAAAATTTCAGGGATCAGCAGTTTGA
- a CDS encoding NmrA family NAD(P)-binding protein yields the protein MSDRKILVTGASGKLGQQVVSYLLNDFEVKPSQLIVTTRKAEKLAELAAKGVDVREADFSSPDALEQAFLGAHSMLLISIDASGPRTQAHLNAVAAAERVGVEHIAYTSMLVPTQSPVVFAHEHEATEQAILDSTIANVTIMQNNWYFDNLPDYYASILQTGHWLSAAGEGRIAQLSRKDLAYAAAAAAVKGSQSKGLYQSKVTLPMHGAEALTHAEMAKVIDSVIGTSINMVHLSDEEYQAQLESFGLPAPIVSLCTTMDHHNRLGLSNGTSDAFEALTGKKPQSFESWLEENKAELQKLANM from the coding sequence ATGTCAGATCGTAAAATTTTAGTAACAGGTGCTTCGGGCAAACTCGGTCAGCAAGTGGTGTCTTACCTACTGAATGATTTTGAAGTGAAGCCGAGTCAATTGATTGTGACGACCCGTAAGGCAGAGAAACTTGCTGAATTGGCGGCAAAAGGCGTTGATGTGCGTGAAGCGGATTTTTCAAGTCCTGATGCGTTAGAGCAAGCCTTCCTCGGCGCGCATAGTATGCTTTTGATTAGCATAGATGCCTCTGGCCCACGTACTCAAGCGCATTTAAATGCGGTTGCAGCAGCAGAAAGGGTGGGTGTTGAGCATATTGCCTATACTTCAATGCTAGTGCCTACACAGTCACCTGTAGTGTTTGCTCATGAGCATGAGGCAACTGAGCAAGCTATTCTGGATAGCACTATTGCGAATGTAACTATCATGCAAAATAATTGGTATTTCGATAACCTTCCTGACTACTACGCTAGCATTTTGCAGACGGGCCATTGGTTATCTGCCGCGGGGGAAGGACGTATCGCTCAGCTATCTCGTAAAGATTTAGCTTATGCAGCGGCAGCTGCAGCAGTCAAAGGAAGTCAGTCTAAAGGTCTGTATCAGAGTAAAGTGACACTGCCTATGCATGGCGCAGAAGCACTTACTCATGCAGAGATGGCGAAAGTCATCGACAGTGTGATAGGTACAAGTATCAATATGGTGCATTTGTCTGATGAAGAATATCAGGCGCAGCTTGAGTCATTTGGTTTGCCAGCACCGATAGTGTCACTCTGTACCACAATGGATCATCATAACCGTTTGGGATTGTCCAATGGTACGAGTGATGCGTTTGAAGCGCTGACAGGTAAGAAACCGCAAAGCTTTGAATCTTGGCTTGAAGAGAATAAAGCTGAACTACAAAAGCTCGCGAATATGTGA
- a CDS encoding LysR family transcriptional regulator: MISLDDMMVFAKVAEKQSFTQAGDSLGIGKARVSQIVTKLEKSLSTRLLHRTTRSLSLTDAGARYYDKCKAISEIAEEANSETLDINQIPSGTIRISTPSTTMVGLLSEFLRQYPEVKLDIIESDSYSNLIESRCDIALRASSALEDSSLYAVKLGYFCDMLCASPSYLASHKEIKTSEDLLKLDWISHHIVHGEKQLTLTNSLGQVTQLPHSPKVQVRTSASVKEFVLNSLGFAIMPSFTVNKELAQGELIRILPEVHDLQIPIYAVYQEKALMPLRVRTLIDFLKQHEEAFG, from the coding sequence ATGATCTCACTCGATGACATGATGGTGTTTGCCAAAGTCGCGGAAAAACAATCCTTTACTCAAGCTGGCGATAGCTTAGGTATAGGTAAAGCGCGGGTTTCTCAAATCGTGACCAAGCTTGAAAAGTCACTCAGTACACGATTATTACACCGCACGACTCGTTCGCTATCTTTAACCGACGCAGGTGCCAGATATTACGATAAGTGCAAAGCTATTAGTGAAATAGCAGAAGAGGCCAATAGCGAGACACTCGACATCAACCAAATACCAAGTGGTACGATTCGTATTTCAACACCAAGTACGACTATGGTGGGTTTATTGAGTGAATTTCTACGCCAATACCCTGAGGTAAAACTCGATATTATTGAAAGTGATAGCTATAGCAATTTGATTGAGTCACGTTGTGATATTGCCCTGCGAGCTTCATCAGCGTTAGAGGACTCCAGCTTATACGCGGTTAAATTGGGGTATTTTTGTGACATGCTGTGCGCATCACCCTCTTACCTAGCAAGCCATAAAGAGATAAAAACCAGCGAAGACCTGCTAAAGCTAGATTGGATCAGTCATCATATTGTGCACGGCGAAAAGCAACTAACACTCACGAACAGCTTAGGCCAAGTAACTCAATTACCCCACTCGCCTAAGGTACAGGTACGAACTTCGGCTTCGGTGAAAGAGTTCGTATTGAATAGTTTAGGCTTTGCCATCATGCCAAGCTTTACCGTGAATAAAGAGTTAGCACAAGGTGAGCTTATTCGGATATTACCCGAAGTGCATGATCTGCAAATTCCAATTTACGCGGTATACCAAGAAAAGGCACTCATGCCCCTGCGAGTAAGAACCTTAATTGATTTCTTGAAACAGCATGAAGAGGCTTTTGGCTAA
- a CDS encoding Lrp/AsnC family transcriptional regulator has product MDRFDERILRELELDGRLTNVELAERIGLSTSATLRRVQELERSGVIKGYRAVLDRNKLGTGFVAYVTIGLSSHSKQAQLAFEESVRHAIEVKECHNITGVSEYLLRIETADLSAYKRFHADVLGEISQVNAITTMVVMDSPKEAG; this is encoded by the coding sequence ATGGATAGATTTGACGAGAGAATATTGCGCGAGCTTGAATTGGATGGTCGGCTGACGAACGTGGAGTTGGCTGAAAGGATTGGGCTATCAACGTCCGCGACCTTGCGTCGGGTGCAAGAGCTTGAACGTAGTGGGGTAATCAAAGGTTACCGCGCAGTATTGGATAGAAATAAACTGGGAACGGGCTTTGTTGCTTACGTTACCATTGGGTTATCAAGCCATAGTAAGCAAGCACAGTTAGCGTTCGAAGAGAGCGTTAGGCATGCCATTGAAGTTAAAGAGTGCCATAACATTACAGGTGTGAGTGAGTATCTGTTGCGTATTGAAACGGCAGATTTGTCGGCTTACAAACGCTTTCACGCGGATGTGCTGGGTGAGATCTCGCAAGTGAATGCGATAACCACCATGGTTGTGATGGATAGCCCGAAAGAAGCAGGCTAA
- a CDS encoding DUF2000 domain-containing protein, with amino-acid sequence MTSVSSENEKRFVAVLNKKTELGRSLNVLGHLSVGLTNQLEADEALFVDYQDGDGGIHPSLSHYPFIVLKADNSNKIRKARELAIEQGIKFTDFTHTMIEGGSTVQQRTTSQTKEQDFEYLGIAFFGDSETLKNITKKFSLYK; translated from the coding sequence ATGACATCGGTATCTAGTGAGAACGAAAAACGATTTGTCGCAGTATTAAACAAAAAAACAGAACTAGGTCGATCTCTTAATGTGCTGGGGCACTTAAGTGTTGGACTGACGAACCAACTAGAAGCGGATGAAGCGCTGTTTGTTGATTATCAAGATGGTGACGGCGGTATTCACCCAAGCTTGTCCCACTACCCTTTTATTGTATTAAAAGCTGATAACTCAAACAAAATCAGAAAAGCACGTGAACTAGCCATAGAGCAAGGCATCAAATTTACCGATTTTACTCATACTATGATTGAGGGAGGCTCTACCGTTCAGCAACGCACCACCAGCCAAACCAAAGAACAAGATTTCGAATACCTTGGCATCGCCTTTTTTGGCGATAGCGAAACACTTAAAAACATCACCAAGAAATTCAGCTTGTATAAATAG